The following are encoded together in the Archocentrus centrarchus isolate MPI-CPG fArcCen1 chromosome 23, fArcCen1, whole genome shotgun sequence genome:
- the socs2 gene encoding suppressor of cytokine signaling 2 codes for MTCQSSESTETIEGNRRADNNAGTVESDESRVASAMKELRNTGWYWGSLTANEAKEILQDTSEGTFLLRDSSQRDYLFTISAMTSAGPTNLRIEFKHGKFKLDSVVLVKPKLKQFDSVVHLVEYYVQLSRSSDKAAASNSQPSAAPPNGTVQLLLTKPAYTTTPSLQHLCRIAINRRTRRVHDLPLPNRLKDYLTDYTYNV; via the exons ATGACCTGCCAGTCCTCCGAGTCCACGGAAACCATCGAGGGCAACAGACGAGCAGACAACAACGCCGGGACTGTGGAATCGGACGAGAGCCGCGTCGCCTCCGCCATGAAGGAGCTCAGAAACACAG GTTGGTACTGGGGCAGTCTCACCGCTAATGAAGCTAAAGAGATCCTGCAGGACACCTCCGAGGGCACCTTCTTGCTGCGGGACAGCTCTCAGAGGGATTACCTGTTCACCATCTCCGCCATGACGTCGGCGGGTCCCACCAACCTGCGGATCGAGTTCAAACACGGCAAGTTCAAGCTGGACTCGGTGGTCCTGGTGAAacccaaactgaagcagttcGACAGCGTGGTCCATCTGGTCGAGTACTACGTCCAGCTGTCCAGGAGCAGCGACAAGGCAGCGGCATCGAACTCTCAGCCCTCTGCAGCGCCACCCAACGGcacagtgcagctgctgctcaccAAACCCGCGTACACCACCACGCCGTCCCTGCAGCACCTCTGTCGCATCGCCATCAACCGGAGGACGCGACGGGTCCATGATCTGCCGCTACCCAACAGACTGAAGGACTACCTGACAGACTACACCTACAATGTGTAG
- the cradd gene encoding death domain-containing protein CRADD — MDPVHKAVLRKHRLELSGQLLVSDTIVPFLYQEDILTDAQVEDIESRSSERQKTLRLLDLLPSCGPRAFHAFLRSLQDFSWVRDRLLEELKKLPEPEPTDVSRLPDSVLRRTPSDRELSRLASRLGAEWESVLLDLGLSAEALFRCRSDNSLSTQAAALAGLVQWRRAEGKRATVERLLQSLQTAGVHTAVLEDALNISS; from the exons ATGGACCCGGTGCACAAAGCAGTCCTCCGGAAACACCGACTGGAACTGTCCGGTCAGCTGCTGGTCAGCGATACTATCGTTCCGTTTCTGTACCAGGAGGACATTTTAACGGACGCGCAGGTTGAGGACATCGAGTCCCGGTCCTCGGAGAGACAGAAGACCCTCCGGCTGCTGGACCTCCTGCCGAGCTGCGGACCTCGGGCTTTCCACGCCTTCCTGCGGTCCCTGCAGGACTTCAGCTGGGTCCGGGACCGGCTACTGGAGGAGCTTAAGAAACTACCTGAACCCGAACCCACAG ACGTCTCTCGGCTTCCGGACTCGGTTCTCCGGCGGACTCCGTCGGATCGGGAGTTGTCCCGGCTGGCGTCACGGCTCGGTGCCGAGTGGGAGTCGGTGCTGCTGGATCTGGGTCTGTCGGCGGAGGCGCTGTTTCGCTGCCGGTCCGATAACAGCCTCAGTACTCAGGCGGCGGCGCTCGCCGGGCTGGTTCAGTGGAGGCGGGCCGAAGGGAAGCGGGCGACGGTGGAGAGACTGCTGCAGAGTCTGCAGACCGCCGGCGTCCATACGGCGGTCCTGGAGGACGCTCTGAATATTTCATCGTAA